In Actinoplanes sp. NBC_00393, a single genomic region encodes these proteins:
- a CDS encoding response regulator transcription factor, with amino-acid sequence MIRVLLADDQRLVRAGFRMILRAEPDIEVVGEAGDGVEAVEAAKRLRPDVVLMDVRMPRLNGIEATRLLLALPDPPRVLVVTTFDLDQYVYETLRLGAGGFLLKDAPEDQLIAAIRTVVKGVALLDHDVTRRLIDAFAGQVAAGRNPAELDVLTPREKDVLRQLAHGRSNAEIARELYLSEATVKTHVAHILSKLGLASRTQAAVLAYETRLVRPA; translated from the coding sequence ATGATCCGGGTGCTGCTCGCCGACGATCAGCGCCTGGTCCGCGCCGGGTTCCGGATGATCCTGCGCGCCGAGCCGGACATCGAAGTGGTGGGCGAGGCCGGGGACGGGGTCGAGGCGGTCGAGGCGGCCAAGCGGCTCAGGCCGGATGTGGTGCTGATGGACGTACGCATGCCCCGGCTCAACGGCATCGAAGCGACCCGGCTGCTGCTCGCCCTGCCCGACCCGCCGCGGGTCCTGGTGGTCACCACCTTCGACCTGGACCAGTACGTCTACGAGACGTTGCGCCTCGGCGCCGGCGGCTTCCTGCTCAAGGACGCCCCCGAGGACCAGCTCATCGCGGCGATCCGGACCGTGGTCAAGGGCGTCGCCCTGCTCGACCACGACGTCACCCGCCGGCTGATCGACGCGTTCGCCGGGCAGGTCGCCGCCGGCCGCAACCCGGCCGAACTGGACGTGCTCACCCCGCGCGAGAAAGACGTGCTCCGACAGCTCGCGCACGGCCGGTCAAACGCCGAGATCGCGCGCGAGCTGTACCTCAGTGAGGCCACGGTGAAGACCCACGTGGCGCACATCCTGTCCAAGCTGGGCCTGGCCAGCCGGACCCAGGCCGCAGTCCTCGCCTACGAGACGCGGCTGGTGCGGCCGGCCTGA
- a CDS encoding sensor histidine kinase — MVAHAISIIVLHARGGRRMLTIDPDESKAAFDTVEQLAEQALTDLRHMLGVIRSAPDGNLAPQPSLRHLDALISQLSRPGLTMVSDVAGDVDTLPAGINIAGYRIVQESLTNVLRHAAATTASIRIQVEPAALRIEVTDDGAGTPGDEPGFGILGMRERVALYGGTLDAGAKPAGGYRIRACLPVPA; from the coding sequence GTGGTGGCCCACGCGATCAGCATCATCGTGCTGCACGCCCGCGGTGGCCGCCGGATGCTGACGATCGATCCCGACGAGTCGAAGGCCGCTTTCGACACCGTGGAACAGCTCGCCGAACAGGCCCTGACCGACCTGCGGCACATGCTCGGCGTGATCCGCTCGGCCCCCGACGGCAACCTGGCCCCGCAGCCGAGCCTGCGTCACCTCGACGCGCTGATCAGCCAGTTGAGCCGGCCGGGCCTGACCATGGTCAGCGACGTCGCCGGTGACGTCGACACGCTGCCCGCGGGGATCAACATCGCCGGGTACCGGATCGTGCAGGAGTCGCTGACGAACGTCCTGCGGCACGCGGCCGCCACCACCGCTTCGATCCGCATCCAGGTCGAACCGGCCGCCCTGCGGATCGAGGTGACCGACGACGGCGCCGGCACCCCCGGCGACGAGCCCGGCTTCGGCATCCTCGGCATGCGGGAACGGGTCGCCCTGTACGGCGGAACGCTCGACGCCGGCGCGAAACCGGCCGGCGGCTACCGGATCCGGGCGTGCCTGCCGGTGCCGGCATGA
- a CDS encoding TetR family transcriptional regulator — MARLTRVQQQARTRAAVLVAAAQEFAERGYAEAKVDRIADRAELTRGAVYSNFPGKRSLYLAVLLEALQDRPAAVSVQPPADVAEAAEAFARVWLERLPLAGDTAAGAQLRAHSVTGVFDDEPGRAAMAALTQMESLLLALRLETSRPRETRRVRLAELLLTLLHGADHLAQAAPGFGDPFDVTRACRYLAAMEAPDVWDPPHLPYIGPAQRCADRWEPPAEVIDALTDGPVSCGADSVVVVLGSRRLGMAEEAVRAARTTDLVTIAAVTSDPAEIGALVRLRINALATTLRRVFGPSGSRVRVVFDFDGSLAAAAGTETADDAEAAVLIRAGQIVARATGRGAGHAAAIAEGER; from the coding sequence ATGGCCCGGCTGACCCGGGTGCAGCAGCAGGCGCGTACCCGGGCGGCCGTCCTCGTGGCGGCCGCCCAGGAGTTCGCCGAGCGCGGCTATGCGGAGGCGAAGGTCGACCGGATCGCGGACCGGGCCGAGCTGACCCGTGGCGCGGTCTACTCGAACTTTCCCGGCAAGCGCTCCCTCTACCTGGCTGTTCTGCTCGAGGCGTTGCAGGACCGGCCCGCCGCCGTGAGTGTGCAGCCGCCCGCTGACGTCGCCGAGGCGGCCGAGGCGTTCGCCCGGGTCTGGCTGGAGCGGCTGCCGCTGGCCGGGGACACGGCTGCCGGTGCGCAACTGCGGGCGCATTCGGTCACCGGCGTCTTCGACGACGAGCCGGGCCGCGCCGCGATGGCGGCGCTCACCCAGATGGAGAGCTTGCTGCTCGCGTTGCGGTTGGAGACGTCCCGGCCACGAGAGACCCGCCGCGTACGCCTGGCCGAACTCCTCCTCACCCTGCTGCACGGCGCCGACCACCTGGCTCAGGCCGCCCCGGGTTTCGGCGACCCGTTCGACGTGACCCGCGCCTGCCGCTACCTGGCCGCCATGGAAGCGCCCGACGTGTGGGATCCGCCGCATCTGCCGTACATCGGTCCTGCCCAACGGTGTGCCGATCGCTGGGAGCCGCCGGCCGAGGTGATCGACGCCCTCACCGACGGCCCGGTGAGCTGCGGCGCCGACAGCGTCGTGGTGGTCCTCGGCTCGCGGCGGCTCGGCATGGCTGAGGAGGCGGTCCGCGCCGCCCGGACGACCGACCTGGTCACCATTGCCGCCGTGACCAGCGATCCCGCCGAGATCGGCGCCCTGGTCCGCCTGCGGATCAACGCCCTGGCCACCACGTTGCGGCGAGTCTTCGGACCATCCGGATCAAGGGTGCGGGTCGTCTTCGACTTCGACGGAAGCCTCGCAGCGGCAGCCGGAACCGAAACGGCCGACGACGCCGAAGCGGCGGTCCTGATCCGAGCGGGACAGATCGTCGCCCGGGCCACCGGCCGGGGCGCCGGGCACGCGGCCGCGATCGCCGAGGGGGAGCGATGA
- a CDS encoding transcriptional regulator, producing the protein MSENLVLHTLRCIGFADLGRVAEACGLEESDVESHLIDLAVDGFVTRQRGEFGGWGLTEPGKDEDARRTAGELDEAGARSAVAGAYQQFRELNPELLDLSTAWHMRTVDGVARVNDHADSAYDARVVARFGDLDRRAEPVCADLAAALPRFRRYRVRLAAALDRARGGDLKFLADDMNSYHGVWFQLHEDLLATLGIPR; encoded by the coding sequence ATGAGCGAAAACCTGGTCCTGCACACCCTGCGCTGCATCGGGTTCGCCGACCTGGGCCGGGTTGCGGAAGCCTGCGGCCTCGAGGAGAGCGACGTCGAGTCCCACCTGATCGATCTGGCGGTGGACGGCTTCGTCACCCGCCAGCGGGGCGAGTTCGGCGGCTGGGGCCTGACCGAGCCGGGCAAGGACGAGGACGCCAGGCGCACGGCCGGGGAACTCGACGAGGCCGGCGCCCGTTCGGCAGTGGCCGGCGCGTATCAGCAGTTTCGGGAGCTGAACCCGGAGCTGCTGGACCTGAGCACGGCCTGGCACATGCGTACCGTCGACGGGGTCGCCCGGGTCAATGATCATGCGGATTCCGCGTACGATGCCCGGGTTGTCGCCCGTTTCGGCGACCTGGACCGGCGTGCCGAGCCGGTCTGTGCGGATCTGGCCGCGGCCCTGCCGCGTTTCCGCCGCTACCGGGTGCGGCTGGCGGCGGCGCTGGACCGGGCCCGCGGCGGCGACCTGAAGTTCCTGGCCGACGACATGAACTCGTATCACGGCGTGTGGTTCCAGCTGCACGAGGACCTGCTCGCCACCCTCGGCATCCCGCGATGA
- a CDS encoding PEP/pyruvate-binding domain-containing protein, whose translation MIHDLPADLPADLIGAKAHGLNELMRLGLPVPPGFVISTAACRAFLRDGRLPDELPPQAGRVSVRSGAAVSMPGMMDTVLDVEPDQVRSAIAAVFSSWNSPRAVTYRELHAIPHDLGTAVIVQAMVYGDRDQHSGSGVAFSRDPSTGAPVVFGEVLFGRRGIDVVSGSHATRPVTDLAEREPAVWAALESALGRLERHYRDVCQVEFTFESGRLWFLQVRPGGLVGRAAIRVAVDLVDEGLIDRGTAVQRVSAGDVRAARTPRLRTDVDLLARGQGASPGVAAGRIAVTADQAVRMAADGPVVLVRPHTSPLDMHGLAAAAGVVTSLGGPASHAAVVARAMGKPAVVAAPLTVDLQADCVRANDRSVPEGTLIAVDGTGGEVVLGDPGTTTAAEDPHLSRLLAWMNADLR comes from the coding sequence ATGATCCACGATCTTCCCGCGGATCTGCCGGCCGATCTCATCGGGGCCAAGGCGCACGGCCTCAACGAGCTGATGCGTCTCGGCCTGCCCGTCCCACCCGGCTTCGTGATCTCCACTGCAGCGTGCCGGGCGTTCCTGCGCGACGGGCGGCTTCCCGACGAACTGCCTCCGCAGGCGGGCCGGGTGTCGGTGCGTTCCGGCGCGGCCGTGTCGATGCCCGGCATGATGGACACCGTTCTCGACGTCGAGCCTGATCAGGTTCGGTCAGCGATCGCGGCGGTCTTCTCGTCGTGGAACAGCCCGCGGGCGGTCACCTACCGTGAGCTGCACGCGATCCCGCACGATCTCGGCACCGCGGTGATCGTGCAGGCCATGGTCTACGGCGATCGTGATCAGCACAGCGGCAGCGGGGTCGCGTTCAGCCGTGATCCGAGCACCGGGGCTCCGGTGGTGTTCGGCGAGGTGCTGTTCGGGCGGCGGGGCATCGATGTGGTGTCCGGGTCGCACGCCACCCGGCCGGTGACCGATCTGGCCGAGCGCGAGCCCGCGGTGTGGGCGGCGCTGGAGTCGGCGCTGGGCCGGTTGGAGCGGCACTACCGGGACGTGTGTCAGGTGGAGTTCACATTCGAGTCGGGGCGGCTGTGGTTTCTGCAGGTCCGGCCGGGTGGGCTGGTCGGGCGGGCGGCGATCCGGGTGGCGGTGGACCTCGTCGACGAAGGGCTCATCGACCGGGGAACCGCGGTGCAGCGGGTCAGCGCGGGGGATGTGCGCGCTGCGCGTACCCCTCGGTTGCGAACCGATGTTGACCTTCTTGCCCGGGGGCAGGGCGCGAGCCCGGGTGTCGCGGCGGGCCGCATCGCGGTCACCGCTGACCAGGCGGTACGGATGGCCGCCGATGGGCCGGTCGTGCTCGTCCGCCCGCACACGTCGCCGCTGGACATGCACGGCTTGGCGGCCGCGGCCGGGGTGGTGACCAGCCTCGGCGGCCCGGCCAGCCATGCCGCGGTGGTCGCGCGGGCCATGGGCAAACCCGCGGTGGTCGCGGCGCCCTTGACGGTCGATCTTCAAGCTGATTGTGTACGCGCAAACGACCGCTCAGTCCCCGAAGGCACCCTGATCGCCGTCGACGGCACCGGCGGCGAAGTGGTCCTCGGCGACCCCGGCACCACGACCGCCGCCGAGGATCCGCATTTGAGCCGCCTGCTGGCATGGATGAACGCTGATCTACGGTGA
- a CDS encoding DUF6368 family protein, with product MAGPSAAVLLATSWTDAEIVAFRDWLAEIFVIDSGGWWLRDAQRLGMSSPTPMTGPLFVDVGEPEHEDPEEIAALTKAAGFPPETEIVLSAATSGRDSHELLGRLALAVARRYGGIIDLTGPLPADAESLPGHAYAIPYRTVDDEFAVYHLVDAELLVSWLEHPRFRMVK from the coding sequence GTGGCGGGACCTTCTGCAGCGGTGTTGCTGGCGACCTCGTGGACCGACGCCGAGATCGTGGCGTTCCGCGACTGGCTGGCCGAGATCTTCGTGATCGACAGCGGCGGCTGGTGGCTGCGCGACGCCCAGCGGCTGGGGATGAGCAGCCCCACGCCGATGACCGGGCCGTTGTTCGTGGACGTCGGTGAGCCGGAGCACGAGGACCCCGAGGAGATCGCCGCCCTCACGAAAGCGGCGGGTTTCCCTCCGGAGACGGAGATCGTGCTGTCCGCGGCGACCAGCGGCCGGGACAGCCATGAGCTTCTGGGCCGGCTCGCGCTCGCCGTCGCCCGTCGCTACGGCGGGATCATCGATCTGACCGGGCCGCTGCCGGCCGACGCCGAGTCACTGCCCGGGCACGCGTACGCGATCCCGTACCGCACCGTGGACGACGAGTTCGCCGTCTACCACCTCGTCGATGCTGAACTGCTGGTCAGCTGGCTGGAGCATCCCCGGTTCCGGATGGTGAAGTGA
- a CDS encoding response regulator, which translates to MRLMLEQAPDIIVVGEAADGAVAIRQAAALRPDVVLMDIRMPGTDGITATREITAAGLCDVLILTTFDFDDYLFGALRAGAAGFLLKSVEPAALIEAVRRVAAGDGFLAPEVTRRLLTAFVTTPPAAAPPASPGLDSLTQRERDVLAALGRGLSNADLAHELSITEATAKTHVSRVLAKLGCTSRVQAAILAKEAGLA; encoded by the coding sequence ATGCGGCTGATGCTGGAGCAGGCGCCGGACATCATCGTGGTCGGCGAAGCCGCGGACGGCGCCGTCGCCATCCGCCAGGCCGCCGCGCTGCGCCCCGACGTGGTGCTGATGGACATCCGGATGCCCGGCACCGACGGGATCACCGCCACCCGGGAGATCACCGCGGCCGGCCTCTGCGACGTGCTGATCCTGACCACTTTCGACTTCGACGACTACCTGTTCGGCGCGCTGCGCGCCGGCGCCGCCGGTTTCCTGCTCAAGTCGGTGGAACCGGCCGCGCTGATCGAGGCGGTACGCCGGGTCGCAGCCGGCGACGGCTTCCTGGCACCGGAGGTGACCCGCCGGCTGCTGACCGCTTTCGTCACCACTCCCCCGGCGGCTGCGCCACCGGCCTCCCCGGGCCTCGACTCCCTCACCCAGCGCGAACGTGACGTGCTGGCCGCTCTCGGCCGCGGCCTGTCCAACGCGGACCTGGCCCACGAGTTGTCGATCACCGAGGCCACCGCGAAGACGCACGTGTCGCGGGTGCTGGCCAAGCTGGGCTGCACGTCCCGGGTGCAGGCCGCGATCCTGGCGAAGGAGGCCGGCCTGGCCTGA
- a CDS encoding sensor histidine kinase has translation MGVKERWRTSSNRFRDAVAAAGTFALGLAFNLIGLIDIWDIPTPAALDGSPLWWQTVPLAVGCLAMLGKRHHPMLALGVGVVAATADVLLGGSIAMILVLFDLIFSVGVFGSARARAATTTGVFVVIGTASVVGGLATGEFRVAVFIALQLTTLLFVPLWWAANIRQQRQLGALDAERTAREAVLAERAAMARDLHDVIAAHLSTTAIHSGAALAGPPDTDRDRTALQAVRTTSLAALEEMRSMIMLLRADDPAAADPTLPGGLDRLPDLVEAAAVGGLRVETQIREIPEMPAVVAHTVYRIVREALTNAGKHAPGSDVRLDVRKTGDLVTVTVTNTLTRAGAVDHHALSAGTGLISIRERAALLGGELTTDQDQNHFRVRAKLPLHPADQPTVRSGS, from the coding sequence GTGGGGGTGAAAGAGCGCTGGCGGACCAGCAGCAACCGGTTCCGGGATGCGGTCGCCGCCGCCGGGACGTTCGCCCTGGGCCTGGCGTTCAACCTGATCGGGCTCATCGACATCTGGGACATTCCGACGCCCGCCGCGCTGGACGGCTCGCCGCTCTGGTGGCAGACGGTGCCGCTCGCCGTCGGCTGTCTCGCCATGCTGGGCAAACGCCACCATCCGATGCTCGCGCTCGGGGTCGGCGTCGTCGCGGCGACCGCCGACGTCCTGCTCGGCGGCAGCATCGCGATGATCCTGGTGCTCTTCGACCTGATCTTCTCGGTCGGCGTGTTCGGTTCGGCCCGCGCCCGGGCCGCCACGACGACCGGCGTGTTCGTCGTGATCGGCACCGCCAGCGTGGTCGGCGGTCTGGCGACCGGCGAGTTCCGGGTGGCGGTCTTCATCGCGCTGCAGCTGACCACGCTGCTGTTCGTGCCGCTCTGGTGGGCCGCCAACATCCGCCAGCAACGCCAGCTCGGCGCTCTCGACGCCGAGCGCACCGCACGCGAGGCCGTTCTCGCCGAACGCGCTGCGATGGCCCGTGACCTGCACGATGTCATCGCCGCGCACCTGTCCACCACGGCGATCCACTCAGGTGCGGCGCTGGCCGGGCCGCCGGACACCGACCGGGACCGGACTGCCCTGCAAGCGGTCCGCACGACGAGTCTGGCTGCTCTCGAGGAGATGCGTTCCATGATCATGTTGTTGCGCGCGGACGATCCCGCGGCGGCCGATCCGACGCTGCCGGGCGGCTTGGACCGGCTGCCCGACCTGGTCGAGGCGGCGGCCGTCGGCGGCCTGCGGGTCGAGACGCAGATCCGCGAGATCCCGGAGATGCCGGCGGTCGTGGCGCACACCGTCTACCGGATCGTCCGGGAGGCGCTCACCAACGCCGGCAAACATGCGCCCGGGTCCGACGTACGCCTCGATGTGCGCAAGACCGGGGACCTGGTGACCGTGACCGTCACGAACACCCTGACCCGCGCCGGCGCGGTTGATCATCACGCGCTCAGCGCGGGCACCGGATTGATCTCCATCCGGGAGCGCGCCGCGCTGCTCGGCGGCGAGCTCACCACCGATCAGGATCAAAACCATTTCCGGGTACGCGCAAAGCTCCCCCTCCATCCCGCGGACCAGCCCACCGTCCGGAGCGGGTCGTGA
- a CDS encoding GAP family protein — MEFALLGSFVVLALIDSTSFGTLLIPIWLLLHPGRVRPARILIFLGTVAAFYFGVGMAVALGADAFLPQIERVLDTAPAMWIQLVIGVALFFWSFRLERKAKSGSGGGRLLRWRERALSDDRGAGGLAVLALAAAAAEVTTMLPYLAAIGLITAAQLPVGQVALIMAGYCLVMIVPALVLLAARLVGGEWLTKPLTRISDWMANSNTLSWVVGIVGFLLAYDAAARLGLTTFGSGG, encoded by the coding sequence ATGGAATTCGCCCTCCTAGGCTCGTTCGTGGTGCTCGCGCTGATCGACTCCACCAGCTTCGGCACCCTGCTCATCCCGATCTGGCTGCTGCTGCATCCCGGCCGCGTGCGTCCCGCACGCATTTTGATCTTCTTGGGTACGGTCGCCGCGTTCTACTTCGGCGTGGGGATGGCGGTCGCGCTGGGGGCGGACGCGTTTCTGCCGCAGATCGAGCGGGTGCTGGACACCGCTCCGGCGATGTGGATTCAGCTGGTCATCGGTGTTGCGCTGTTCTTCTGGAGTTTCCGGCTCGAGCGCAAGGCGAAATCCGGGTCCGGCGGCGGGCGGTTGCTGCGGTGGCGGGAGCGGGCGTTGTCGGACGACCGGGGTGCTGGGGGACTGGCGGTGCTGGCTCTGGCGGCCGCGGCGGCTGAGGTTACGACGATGCTGCCGTACCTTGCGGCCATTGGGCTGATCACTGCGGCGCAGCTACCGGTGGGGCAGGTGGCGTTGATCATGGCCGGGTATTGCCTGGTGATGATCGTGCCGGCGCTGGTGTTGCTGGCTGCGCGGTTGGTCGGGGGTGAGTGGCTCACCAAGCCGCTCACCCGGATCAGCGACTGGATGGCCAACAGCAACACGCTGTCGTGGGTCGTGGGGATTGTTGGGTTTCTGCTCGCCTATGACGCGGCGGCGCGGCTTGGATTGACCACCTTTGGCAGTGGTGGCTGA
- a CDS encoding VOC family protein translates to MSEHSVAVLAVVLDCSDLDRSARFWSEVLGYRAEDAYPGRYRKLLPADGNGFELLLQQVPEPKNGKNRMHLDLRTPDLDAEVARVLAAGGRRLTDTPMAEDGWTWHALADPDGNEFCVLQPPQPK, encoded by the coding sequence GTGAGCGAACACAGCGTCGCCGTTCTGGCCGTGGTCCTCGACTGCTCTGACCTGGATCGCTCGGCGCGGTTCTGGTCGGAGGTGCTCGGGTACCGCGCCGAGGACGCCTACCCCGGCCGGTACCGCAAGCTGCTGCCCGCCGACGGCAACGGCTTCGAACTGTTGCTGCAGCAGGTCCCGGAGCCGAAGAACGGCAAGAACCGGATGCACCTGGACCTTCGCACACCCGACCTGGACGCTGAGGTCGCCCGCGTTCTGGCGGCCGGCGGCCGGCGGCTCACCGACACACCGATGGCCGAGGACGGCTGGACCTGGCACGCGCTCGCCGACCCGGACGGCAACGAGTTCTGCGTGCTTCAACCCCCGCAGCCCAAGTAA
- a CDS encoding VOC family protein produces MILAATTISSPNPRRLADFYSSLLDWPVTEDSGGWAKLTPPNGGPGLSFHIEESYEPPAWPARDGHPQMQQHLDIEVDDLQQGAARAVAAGATVADFQPQDDVRVCLDPDGHPFCLFIRP; encoded by the coding sequence ATGATTCTGGCGGCCACCACGATCAGCTCTCCGAACCCGCGCCGGCTCGCGGACTTCTACTCCAGCCTGCTGGACTGGCCGGTCACCGAGGACAGCGGCGGCTGGGCGAAATTGACCCCACCGAACGGCGGCCCCGGCCTCTCCTTCCACATCGAGGAGTCCTACGAGCCACCGGCCTGGCCCGCCAGGGACGGCCATCCCCAGATGCAGCAACATCTGGACATCGAGGTCGACGACCTCCAACAGGGCGCAGCCCGGGCCGTCGCAGCCGGCGCGACCGTCGCCGATTTCCAACCCCAAGACGACGTACGCGTCTGCCTCGACCCCGACGGCCACCCGTTCTGCTTGTTCATCCGGCCCTGA
- a CDS encoding TetR family transcriptional regulator yields MPRATKEQSEITAQRIREVATELFAEYGYASVGLEVVAANAEVTRGAVYHHYRNKQTLFEAVAAAAQQQVANAVTTAAEATADPWDGLVAGCRAFLTASVTDTHRRILLLDAPAVMGWSTWRSQDAAASGHHLAEAVADLAAAGHLEVTSPEATAALLSGAMNEAALRIAEATDREAALAETWPDLLRLLNGLRPTPSPA; encoded by the coding sequence ATGCCGAGAGCCACCAAAGAACAGAGCGAGATCACCGCCCAGCGCATCCGCGAGGTGGCTACCGAGCTGTTCGCTGAATACGGCTACGCGTCCGTCGGCCTGGAGGTGGTGGCAGCCAATGCCGAGGTCACGCGGGGCGCGGTCTACCACCACTACCGCAACAAGCAGACCCTGTTCGAGGCGGTCGCGGCTGCCGCACAGCAGCAGGTCGCCAACGCGGTGACCACCGCCGCCGAAGCCACCGCGGATCCATGGGACGGTCTGGTCGCCGGCTGCCGCGCGTTCCTGACTGCCAGCGTGACCGACACCCACCGGCGGATTCTGCTGCTCGACGCCCCCGCGGTGATGGGCTGGAGCACGTGGCGCAGCCAGGACGCCGCCGCCTCCGGTCACCACCTCGCCGAGGCAGTGGCCGACCTCGCCGCGGCCGGCCATCTGGAGGTCACCTCCCCGGAAGCCACAGCCGCCCTGCTCTCCGGTGCCATGAATGAGGCGGCGTTGCGCATCGCCGAAGCCACCGACCGCGAGGCTGCTCTGGCGGAGACCTGGCCAGACTTGCTCCGCCTGCTCAACGGCCTGCGCCCGACACCAAGCCCAGCATGA
- a CDS encoding VOC family protein — protein sequence MALTGSYPVLMTDDVAATAAFYRSHFGFEPTFEADWYVSLRRDQWELAVLDSKHETIPAAYRGPTANGLLLNIEVDDVDAEWERLVGTGQLEALLPIRSEEFGQRHFIVAGPDGVLIDVISPIEPGEAFTDQFLS from the coding sequence ATGGCACTGACCGGTTCGTATCCCGTTCTGATGACCGACGACGTGGCCGCGACGGCGGCGTTCTACCGCTCGCACTTCGGGTTCGAGCCGACGTTCGAGGCTGACTGGTATGTCAGCTTGCGTCGCGACCAGTGGGAGCTCGCGGTGCTCGACAGCAAGCACGAGACGATCCCGGCCGCCTATCGAGGGCCGACAGCCAACGGGCTGCTGCTCAACATCGAGGTCGACGACGTGGACGCGGAGTGGGAGCGGCTGGTCGGCACGGGACAGCTCGAGGCGCTGCTGCCGATCCGCAGTGAGGAGTTCGGCCAGCGGCACTTCATCGTCGCCGGCCCCGACGGCGTCCTGATCGATGTGATCAGCCCGATCGAGCCGGGGGAGGCCTTCACGGATCAGTTCCTCTCGTAG
- a CDS encoding DUF6082 family protein yields MQPDESPASFIRPARAPMIGGSAPWVLIGVAVLLIVIASPAAIAWFAGYRDDWSVLSDVGQAYGLASAVLSGAALLTIALSLVHQANQTRIAQKQASRTMQLELFRLAYQYPDLQEVWAKEAGIPHGQWRKDTYRNMIFMYLRMLYAMRESNDASLRRMMTNRFKSRPAREYWAATRGAHAAAINGRRDRRFFALTDEAYQQSLNTPALPDADPDLGQSEETTEARGPAPRASKPALHPIGWAILGALGGAGAAAVLIRRGRAPRSGQR; encoded by the coding sequence ATGCAGCCAGACGAGAGCCCTGCAAGCTTCATCCGGCCCGCACGCGCGCCCATGATCGGCGGCTCAGCGCCGTGGGTGCTGATCGGCGTGGCCGTACTCCTGATTGTCATCGCCTCCCCCGCCGCGATTGCCTGGTTCGCCGGCTATCGAGACGACTGGAGCGTGCTCAGCGATGTGGGACAGGCTTACGGCCTGGCCTCCGCAGTGCTGTCCGGCGCGGCGTTGCTGACCATCGCGCTGTCGCTGGTCCACCAGGCGAACCAGACCCGGATCGCCCAGAAGCAGGCGTCGCGCACGATGCAACTCGAACTGTTCCGCCTTGCCTACCAGTACCCCGATCTCCAAGAGGTCTGGGCCAAGGAAGCCGGAATCCCGCACGGCCAGTGGCGCAAGGACACCTACCGAAACATGATCTTCATGTACCTCCGGATGCTCTATGCGATGCGCGAGTCCAATGACGCGTCCCTGCGCCGGATGATGACCAATCGCTTCAAGAGCCGCCCGGCCCGCGAATACTGGGCGGCGACTCGAGGCGCTCACGCCGCCGCCATCAACGGACGACGTGACCGCCGGTTCTTCGCCCTGACGGACGAGGCATACCAGCAGTCGCTGAACACTCCTGCGCTGCCCGACGCCGATCCCGACCTTGGACAGTCAGAAGAAACCACCGAAGCCCGCGGCCCCGCGCCACGGGCCTCCAAACCGGCCCTACACCCGATCGGCTGGGCAATCCTCGGCGCCTTGGGCGGCGCCGGCGCAGCTGCGGTGCTGATCCGTCGGGGCCGCGCACCCCGGAGCGGACAGCGCTGA